GTGATCTCAATCGTGTGGCTGGCGCTGCTCAACCCGACCGGTCTCTTGACGCACCTGCTAGAGCCGATGACCGGCAAGGGCCAGATCCGGTGGCTAAGTGATATCCAGCTCACACCATTCATGGTCATCGTCATCAACGCCTGGACGACGATTCCGTTCTACATGATCATCTGGCTCGCGGGTCTGAACGGCGTGCCGCGCGAACTGCGCGAAGCAGCCAGGGTCGATGGCGCAAATCGTGTTATGTCTTTCCTGCGGGTCGAGCTGCCGCTCCTGCGCCCGACGGCTGTGCTAATCGCTGCTATCTCGTCCATTTCTGCGTTCCAGGCGTTCAATCTGCAATACGTGCTTACGCCGAACCACGGCGGGCCAGTTGATGCGTCGACCACACTGGGCATCGTCATCTGGAAGTACGGATTTACCTACTACCGGATGGGTGAGGCGGCAGCCGTGTCGGTCATCCTGTTCGTAGTCATTCTGGCGATCACGCTGCTGCAGTTGGGCTTAGGCCGCAGCGAAGACTACTCGCTCAGTTAGGATCGCGCAATGGTAACAAACGGTCAGGTCTCGAACCGCTCCAACGTAAAAATTGACCAGATTGTGTACTTCGTTTTGGCGCTGGCTGTGGCGCTCCTGTTTGCGTTTCCGGTGATCTTCATGATGATCACCAGCTTTAAGCCTGAAACAGAGGTGTTCGCCACGCCGGTTCGAATCTTCCCGCGTGACTTTCAGGGGATCGCGCAGTACCAGCGCGCCGCCGATCTGGTACCGCTGGGGCGTTTTTTCTTCAATAGCACGTTGATGGCCGTCATCGACGTCGTGTTTACGGTTTTCTTCTCGGCGCTCGCGGGGTATGGGTTCGCCAAATTCCGCTTCTTCGGGCGGCGCCTGATGTTTGTGTTCATCCTAAGCACGATGATGATCCCATTCCAGATCTTATTGGTTCCGCTGTATGCGCAGATCAAAAACTTTGGCTGGGAAAACAGCTACTATGGATTGATTATCCCGGGAATACTCAACCCGTTTGGTGTGTTCCTGATGCGTCAGTTTTGTCTGAGCCTGCCGGATGAATTGATGGACGCGGCGCGGATCGACGGGGCAAGCGAACTCGGCATCTTCTGGCGTATCGTGTTCCCGCTGCTCAAGCCCGCATCGGCGAGCTTGGCGATTATCATTTTCCTATGGAGCTGGAATAACTTCCTGTGGCCGCTGGTCGTGGTGCAAAGTCCAGAATATACGACCCTACCGGTCGGCCTGACCTTTTTCGCGCAGGCATTCCAGCGCCAGCCGATGTGGGCCGCCGCCATGGCTGTCTCGACCCTTGCCACGTTGCCGGTTGCTCTGCTGTTTATTTTCTTCCAGCGTTACTTCACGGAGGGCATGGTGCTCTCCGGCATGAAGGGCTAGCTCTTTAAGAGTCGCGCCGGGTGCAGACACAACCCGCGCCGTAGCACATCAAAAAGGACTCGAAATCATTATGGCACCAAATGAGCCGCTGTTACCCTATGAGTGGCCGGGGAGCTACTTCATCGGCGAGGAAGAGATCGAGGCTGTTAATCAAGTCCTGCTCGCACGCAGCCCGTTCCGGTTCTATGGTCACGATCTACAACACTTCGCCACGCGCCTGGAAGCAATCTTCCGCGAGCGGCTGGGCCGCCAGTATGCCCTGGGGGTAAACAGCGGTACGGCGGCGCTGAGCATCTCGCTCGCGGCGATGGATGTCGGTCCCGGCGACGAGGTGCTGGTGCCCGGCTACCTGTGGGTCTCGTGCGCGGCGGCTATCGTGCGCGCCGGGGCGATTCCGCGCTTGGTCGACATCGACGAGACGTTTTGCATGGACCCCGCCGATCTAGAGCGCAAGATTACGTCGCGCTCGAAGGTCGTGCTCTACATCCATATGAGCGGCGCGACCGGCGACATCGCCGAGGTGGTGAAAATTGCGCATGCGCATGGCCTGCACGTGCTCGAAGACGTAGCGCAAGCGAACGGTGCCAGCTTTCGGGGCCGCCGCTTAGGCAGCTTTGGGGACATGGCGATCTTCAGCTTCCAGTTGAATAAGAACATGACGTCCGGTGAGGGCGGCATGATCGCCTGCGATGACAAAATGCTGTATGACCGCGCGGTGGCCGTGCACGACCTGGGCTACCCGCGCAACGAGCAGGGGCGGCTGGTGACCGACGATCCCGATATGCAGCTCTGGGGCCAGGGCAGCCGTATGAGTGAGCTGACCGCCGCCATGGCGTGGTCGCAAGTCCAGAAGTTGGACACGATCACAGGCAGCATGCGCAAGATCAACCATCTCCTGTACCGAGGGCTGGCGGGCATCGCCGGGTTGCGCCCGCGCCGTGTACTCGATCCCGATGGCGACAGCGGCGCATTCGCGTTATTGATCTGGCCGGATGCTGAGACCTGCCAGCAGATAGTGCCCGCTACGCGAGCAGCAGGCGTCACGACCGGGCCACAGGGCATCAATAACGTGATGATGCGCGACTGGGGGCTGCACCTGTACTACAATAACCTCAGCCTGGTTCACAAGCGCGGTCTCAATTCCGCCGGGAGGCCCTGGAGCGATCCGGATAACGCATTCGCGTCGGACTACACTTATCACAAAGGCACGCTGCCCCAGGCGGATGATCTGTTCTCGCGCACCAGCTTGTTGGAGGTGCCGCCGGTCATGACGCCGGAGATCGCCGAGCGCGTGATCGCGATCTTCCGCGACTGTGCCGCCCGGCTAGGGTTGTAGGGGGAACAATGTCAAGAGCACTCAGACTCAAAGCGGGTGCTTGCGAGGTCTGTATTACACCTCCTATCGGCGTCGAGCTGGCCGGATATGGGCCGAACATCGGGCGCACATCGGTCGACGTGCACGATCAGTTGGCAGCGCAGGCGCTGGTGTTGGACGATGGGCGGCAGCGGATCGCGCTGGTCACGCTGGACATTATTGGCGTATCGGCGGCGTTCACCGATGCCGTGCGCCGCGAGGTCGAAGCGCGAACCGATATCCCTGCCACGCACGTCATGATCGCCGCATCGCATTCCCACACCGCGCCGACCGTTGCGCTTTTCCGCGACTGGGGCGCACCGGATGAGGAGTACGTGCATCTGCTGGCGCGGCTGGTTGCGGGTGCGGTGGTAGCGGCGCACGGCAAACTACAACCGGCGGCGCTGTCCGTGGGGCGCGGCGCATACCCGGATCTGGCCTGGAACCGCACCGGGCGCGCCGAGGTCGACCCGACCGTGGAAGTGCTGCGTGTGGATGATCAGGTCGGCCAACCCCTCGCGCTGCTGGTTCATTATGCATGCCACCCCGTGATCCTCGGACCCAAGCCGCAAATCTCGGCGGATTATCCCGGCGCGCTCCGGCAGTACCTCAAGGCGCGGTATTCGGGCGCGGCGATCCTGTTTGTCAATGGTGCATGCGGGGATATCGATCCGGTGACAAACCGCGACATGTGGGGACAGGGCACATTCGAGGCTGTGGAGCGAGCCGGGCGTGCGTTGGGTGAAGTCGCAACCCAGGCCGCTGAAGCAGCCGTAGGGCTGGACGACGCAATAATCCGGGTACGGCGTGACACGTTCGAACTGGCTTACCAACTGCCGGAGCCGAGTTGGGTTCAGGACCAGGTCGCGGAATATGCGCGGCAGGTAGAAGCAGCGGGCCAGGAGCGGCAGGTGTTCGGGGCGGTGACCGGATCAGTGGCGATGCCCGGTTTCTGGCTCGGCTACTACCGCGAGATCGACGCGCAGCAGCGGAGCAGGCGGCTTGTCACGCATGAGCAAGTCGAATTGCAGGCGTTTACGCTGGACGACAAGGTGACTTTACTCGGCATCCCCGCTGAAATCTACACGCGGGAGGGGCAGCAGATCCGGGCGATGTCTCACGCACCGCACACGCTGGTAGTGGGGTATGCCAACGGGCTGGTGGGGTATATCCCGCCCGCAGAGGAATACGCCAGGCAGAGCTACGCCGCGCTGCTGGCTGCGGCAGTCTATGACCGTTTGCCGTTCCAGCCGGACATAGCTGAGCGCCTGGTAAGGGCATGCGAGCAGCTTGTCGCGAATGACGGAATGGGAAAGACACCGGCATGACGGCACACCTGGATGACGGACGTCGCTACGTCGAAGGCGTCTGGGATATTCTCGATCAGGTCGTGGAGCACGAAGCGGAGGCGCTTGACCGGGCGGGCGGAATCATGTGCCTGTTTGGAACGGGGCATTCGCACCTGCTGGCCGCAGAAGGTCATTCCTGTGCGTGTGGGCTGGCCCTGGTGGCCCCTATTGTCAAGCACCGGCGTGCATATTGATGCCGAACACCGCGGTTCTCAACCCGCTAAAGCGACTAACAAACGGGCGATGCAAGCATCGCCTCTACGAAAAACTGATCTTGGCCTCGCCATGCTTCACCTCTACGCCGCGATCTGGACCTGGAGCCGGCACGCCAAGCCCGGCTGTCTACCAGGAGAAGGTGGTTTAGTCCGATACCACGCCTCTTTCTACAGAGAATTTCGGATTTGGCCCGGAGATCCGCACTACCGGCGTACATTTACGACCACCGCCGTGCCTCATCCAGCAGCACGAAATAGTTTTCCAGGGGGACGTAATTCGTAACCGAGTTCCCTGTACCCAGCGCATAACGCCCGCCGGGAACGCACTGGTCGAGAATCGATCGAATATAGCGGCGCAGCTCGGGTTCATCCAGGCGCGCAAGTGGATCGATATCGACGCCGCCCAGTGTCGCAACACGGTTCCCATAACGACGCTTGAATTCGCCTACGGGTAAAATGACATCCTGGAACGAGTGAAACGCATCAATCTTCACATCGTCGATTAAGTCGTCTATGATGCCGCTGTCGTAGATATTTCCGCAGCAGTGATACCAGTAGGACTTGCCATGCTCGTGCGCGAGGGCCGCATATTTCTTGAACCAGGGAAGGATCTGCTCGCGCAATATCTGCGGGGAGACGAGCGTCGAGGTTCTGAAAGCAAGATCGTCGGAGTGGAAGATGGCCCCAACGGCATCCATCTCGATGACGCTTTCATAATAGTCGTAAACCTTCTGGCCCCACCGAGCAAACACGGCTGCAACCAGCTCAGGCTCGTCGTAGAGCATATAGAACAGCCCCTCGTAGCCGAGCAACACTTCCAGCACGTGCTCGAACAGGCCTGTGGCGACCACGAGCTTCATCCCGTCTGGCAGATGGCGCGCCGCCAGCTCGCAGTGGCCGAGGTTCACTCGAACCTGATTCCAGGGGAATTGCTCGAAGGTCTCCCAGGATGTGATAAGTCCGCGCCCTTCATTGGCCCATGCGCGCTCGCCTCGTGACAGGTCGCCAGCCGTATCACCCGTGGAGGTCCAGCCGGTCGAAGGATGGTTATCCCAGTCATGCCAGATTGCGACCGGGACGTAATCGTAGCCCAACCGCTGAAAAATGGTCGTGAGCTGCTGATAATACGCTTCGTTCGGCTCGTTCGTAAAAGGGATATAGCGCTCGCCCAGATAGCGTTCGGCGATAGCTTGCAGGATTTCCGCATCGAGGGTGTGCTCGGCAATATAGACGTGATCAGGTTCCTGCTCGCCCTTCAGGACGCGGACAAATGTATCAAAATCGGGCGCTGGTTTATCCAGTAACGGACTGTTCATGTTCAACCCCTCTACAAGAAAAAAGTTCAAGTTGAGCGTTAGCTTAGCCGGGCCAGTACGCTGCCATCCTCTGCGCGGCTCCATCCGGGGACGGTCGCCGAGGACACTGGTGGGAGTTCCTGCCCGTTCGCATTAACGGAATCCACCGATGACAGGTCTGCCAGCGGCAGGAAGCGGAGCGTCACCTGAGGTTTGGGCGACGACCACGTGATGTCGAGATGAATTCCGTCACGGTAAGCGGCGACTTGTGTGATCCCATCGGTATCAAACATCTCAACGCTGCCCTGATCGAGCAAGTAGGCATCGAATGTTACCTCAGCAAACGGCTCGTCGGTGAAGTGCTCCGGTGGCTCGATGGTGGGGATCAACGCATTGGCCCGCACATACAGCGGCATGACATCCAGCGGGACGTCGACAAATCGCGTTTGTGGACCTTCGATAATCTCGTGCGTCCAGTAATCGATCCATGCCCCCTCAGGGAAATAGACCGGGCGTCTTCCTTCGGCGTTGTAAATCGGGGCGACGAGCAGATCCGGCCCGAACAGGTACTGCAGATCCATCGTGTAGGTGACCGGATCGTCGGGAAATTCAAGGACCATCGGGCGGATAAGGGGCAGGCTGGTGTCGGCAGCCACCTTCGCGGACGTGTAGATATAGGGCATCAGGTGGTAGCGCAGCCGCACGTAGTCGCGCACGATGCGCTCGGCCTCCTCGCCGTAATCCCACGGCAGGCGGGACGACATGCCATGCGCGCGGGAGGCAGGCGAAAACAGGCCGAACTGCGCCCAGCGCACGAAGAGATCCGGCGTAGGCTGTGTGTGGAAGCCGCCGATGTCGTGGCTCCAGAAGGCGTGGCCGCACATGCCGATGCTGAGGCCGCCGCGCAGTGTGGACGCCAGGGCGGGGTAGGTGCAGTCCGGGTCGCCGCCCCACTGGATCGCGTGGCGCTGCCCGCCGGTGAACGTGCTGCGGCCCCACACAAAGCCGGGCCGACCCCGCACCTGCGCCGATACCTCGGCGACGGCGTCGTTGTACAGCAGTGGGTAAAGGTTGTGCAGCGTCTCGCCGGTCATGCCGTTGTAGGCGAGCACGTCCGGGGGCACGCCCTCGCCGAAGTCCGTCTTGAAGACCTCCACGCCGATTTGTAGGTGCGGGCGCAGTAGTTCCTGGAACCAGGCCACCGCGCCGGGATGCGTCATGTCGATGATGCCGATCTCCGGGTGCAGGCCGCTCCACATGTCGCCGGTCCAGGGCGAGCCATCGGCCCGCCTGAGCAGGTAGCCGTTCTGCGCGGCCTCGTGGAAGCGCTCGCTCTCGACGCTGAGGTACGGGTTCATCCACAGGCACACTTTGAATCCCTGCGCGCTGAGCTGTTCCAGCAGGTGCGCCGGATCGGGGAAGGCGTCGGCGTCCCAGATCATCTCGGACCAGCGCCCGAAGCGCTGCCAGTACGTGTCCAGGTGCATCACGTCGCATGGAATGTGGTGATCGCGCAGCTCCTGGGCGCGGGCCAGCACCGACTCCGTGTCGTCCTGGCTGAAGCCGGATGACATCCACAGGCCGAGCGCCCACTTGGGCGGCAGCACGGGCAGGCCGGTCAACCCGGCGTAGCGCGTGACGACGTGCTTGAGGTCGGGACCGGTGATGACGTAGTAATCGAGGGCTGTGTCCGGCACGGCGACCTTGATCAGGGAGTGGTTGCTGGCCGCCATGTCGAAACGGGTGGCGCGGGCGCTGTCAACAAAGAGACCGTAGCCGCGCGTGCTGACGAAAAACGGCACGTTTTTGTAGGCCCGCTCGCTATGCACGCCCAGCGCGTCGTACTGCCAGATCTCCATGAGCTGGCCGCGCTTGTCGAAGTCGGTGAACTTTTCCCCGAAGCCGTAGAAGTGCTCGTCCGGCTCGGCGGTGAACGAGTCGTGGAACGCCGCGCGGCGTCCGTCGACGTCGCTGAAGCCGAACGGCAGCGCGCTGAGGCGGTCCGCCGCGTCGCGGTCGGAAGCGTTCTGCGCCAGCAGCGTGCGTCCATCCGCGCCGCAGAACGTTATGCCGAAGGGGTCCAGATCGATCGTGACCGCGATCTCGTCCGTCGCCAGGCGCACCTGGCCGTCGCGTCGGTCGAGGGTCATGGGGACGCCGTCGGACGGGGCGCGGGCCAGGGTGGGGCGGTCGGGATCGGCGTGCGCGTCTTCCAGGAGGACGCGCACGATGCCCGGCGCGACCGCGCGCAGCGTGATCGTCACGGATTCGCCGGTCTGGGTCGTTCCGGCCAGGACGAGGCCATGCGGCTGCTCCTCGCGGACCGTGGCACGCACGACGTATGCCGGTCCGCCGGGATCGCCGGGGGTGCGGACGGGGAGTTCCGGCAGCTCGGCGGGGAAGCTCACAAACGGGATCAAGGGTGTCTTAAATGTCATCGGTTTTGTCCTAAGGTGTTTTCAGGCCGCCGGGCGGGCGGATCACGGTCGTTGCCCGTTCGGCGAAATCCGCGATTACTTCACCGGCAGCCCGATCTGCTCCATCAGCGGCGCGATCTCGACCGGGCGGCTTTCCACGGTGGAGCGGCGCGTCGCCTCCATGATGCAGAACGTCTCCAGCCCTTCTTCGAGATCGGGCGAGTAGTTCGTGCCGTTCAGCAGCGCCTGGGCGAAATACTCCGCGAGGTTGGCGAACTCGCCGTAGTGCATGCCATGCGTCTCGTTGTTGAAGTAGTACGGGCGCTTCTCGTAGAGCATGTCCTCTGTGATTTCGGTGCCATCAGGACTCGTGTGGAAGTAGCGCATATCATGGTACTGGGCCATGCTGGTGCCCTTGTCGCCGTACAGCACCAGTTCCGTGGCGTTGCGCGCGGAAGGCAGTTCGTGCACGCCGAAGTGGCCCATCGCGCGACCCAGCTGCCCGGTCTCGTTGCGATAGTTGGCAATGTAGATGTCGTTCGACTTCGCGTTGTACTGCCTGGCGACGTGCGACTGCATCGCGAACGCCTGCACCTCGCGGATCGGCCCCAGGTACCAGCGTACGAGGTCGATGGGGTGGCTCATGCCCAGGTAGACCCAGTCGGTGTTCTCCGCGGCCCACGGACTACGCTCGTAGAACCAGTCCATGCGGTGCACGTAGTGCGCGTCGAGGAATTCCAGATTCCCTACCTCGCCGCGCTCGAAGGCGCTACGCTGGCGGCGGAAGGACTCGAAGAAGCGCGTGCTCTGGCCGACCATCAGCTTGCGCCCGGTTCGGCGGCTGGCTGCAAGGATCTGCTGCGCGTCCTCCATCGAGTTGATCAGCGGCTTGGTGCAGATGACGTGCTTTCCGGCCTCGAAAGCCTGGATAATGTGCGTCCCGTGCCACTTGTCCGGCGTGTACACTGCGACGATATCCACGTCCGAGTGCTTGAGCAGCTCCGCGTAGTCAGTCAGATAAGCCAGATCCGGGTGCCGCCGCCGGGCGGTGTCGAGCATCTCCTGCCGCAGGTCGCAAGCTGCGACCACACGCACATGCGGCGCGCGGATCTGGTGCGTGGACGACGACCCTGTGATGTTCGGGACTTCGTCGTTGAGCGCGGTCAGCAGCGTACGTCCTTCGTTCAACCCCAATACGCCAATGCCGAGTTGTCGCGTCATCGTTAGTTTGCTCCTGAGTGAACTGCCGAACGAATGACTGGTCGGGTAAACAGGCAATGCAAAAGCTGCCGTCAGCCCGAACGAACCGGGCTGCGGGCGTGAGATCGTCGTTTTCGGGCGTGTGCGGTGGTGTCCCACCCCGCGCCGCCGGGTCGTGGTGTCCGGACGCTAGGCGCTGCCCGCGCGTGGAATCCAGACGCGCATGGCGTTCGGTCCCCGGTTGCCCCATAGATGGTACGGCACCGCCGTCAGCGTGACCGACTGGTGCGGCGGGGCGCCGGTGCTTGCGACGGGGCGGTAGGTCGTGCCTTGCCACGCCCCGACGTCGATCGCGGCGCCCTGCGTCGTGACCACCATGCAGCCGCCCAGCAGGTCGTCCTGCCACCTGGCATCCATCGGTTGAGTTTCGTCGATCTGCAGGGCCATCAGGTTCGCGTCGTGATCGGCTTGTTCCAGGCAGTAAAGCACCGGGCCGCGCTGGATGGCGACACAGTCGCGCGTGGCATCCACGAACGGGTGCGCTTCGATCAGGCGCGGCGTCATGGTGAGGTCGAGCAGCACGACGTCGCCCGCCTGCCAGACGCGGTTAACCTCCGCGTAGCTGCCGGATTGGGCCGGGACAGGCGGCGTCCCGTTGACCGAAATCGTCGCGTCCTGGCACCAACCGGGGATGCGCAGGCTCAACGCCCAGGCATCGCCATCCGTCTGTTCGACGGTCACCTTCACCTGCCCCTGCCAGGGGTAGTCCGTTTCCAGCCGCAGGCCGACTTCGCGCCCCGGCTCAATCGCCGTCTTGATCGTCGCGTTGTGATAGAGATGAAGCTGCAAGCCGCCGTTTCCGGTGGTCGCCATGTACTGCTCGATGGAGGCCAGCGTGCGCATGATGTTGGGCGGGCAGCAGGCGACCTCGTACCACTCGGCGCGTTTGTAGTTGCCCCGGCTGAGCAGCGGGTTGATATAGAAGAAATGTGTGCCGTCCAGCGCCGGGCCGCTCAGGAAGCCGTTGTACAGCGTCTGCTCCATCACGTCGGCGTACCGGGCGTCGCCCGTCGCCAGCACCAGACGCCAGTTCCACATCACGCTGCCAATCGCCGCGCAGGTTTCGCAGTAGCACTGGTCATTGGGCAGCTCGTAGGCGTCGCCGAACGCCTCACCCTCGTAGCGCGCGCCCGCGCCGCCGGTGACGTGTAGCTTGCCGGTGGTCATATCTGTCCACAGCCGTATGAGCGCGTCGAACAGGGCCTGCTCGCCGGTTTCCAGGTACAGGTCCGTGACGCCAGTCATGAGGTACACCGCGCGTACGGCGTGGCCCTCGATCACGGACGCGTCACGGATGGGCACGCGGTCCTGGTGATACTCCGGGCCGACCCAGCCCAGGCCCCGCATTTTGCCCTGGCCGCGCTGGTCGATGAAGAACTTCGCCAGGTCGAGATAGCGCTGCGTCCCGGTTTCGCGGTACAGCTCGATCAGAGCCAGCTCTGGTTCCGGGTGGCCGGGCGCGCCGTCCCGCTTGCCGGGTCCAAAGATGGAAGCCATGAGATCGGCCATGCGCGTGGCGACGTCGAGCAGGGTCGTCTCGCCCGTGGCGCGGTGATGCGCGACGGCGGCCTGGAACAGGTGCCCGGAGCAGTACAGCTCGTGCCCGTGGTCCAGGTTCGTCCAGCGGTTTTCCGGCTCGACGGTGAGGAAGTAGGTGTTGATGTAGCCGTCGGGCTGCTGGACGGCAGCGATCAGCTCGATGGTATCGTCGATCATCTGCTTCAGCTCGGGGTCGGGCCGCCGGCCCAGCTCGAGCGAGGCGGCTTCGAGCCATTTGTAGACGTTCTCGTCTACGAAATTCCGCCCGCGATATTCGCCTGTCTCGCGTCCGGCGGCGAGGCGGAAGTTGTGGAGATTCCCTGCCTGCTCCAACATGTGATAGCCGTGCTTGAGGCTGGCGCTGTGGTTCACCGCCTGCCATTTGGTCCAGAAGCCATCGTCGAGGGCGATGCTGGCCATCGGCAGCGTCCGCAAGCGGGCATATGGACTGTGGCTGGTATCAACCCATCCCTTAGTGGTTTGCATTGGGCACCTGTTATTTGATTGCGCCGCGGGTCAGGCCGCGCACGATCGCTTTTTGTGAGAACAGCACCAGGATAATCGCCGGGATGACCATCGCCACGCCCAGCGCGCTGACCATGTTCCACGGGCGGCCCCACGGGGAGCGCGCCTGGAACACCTCGGTGATGGCGACGCTCAGCGTCTTGGACTTGGGCGAGACGGAGAACGCCAGCGGATAGAGCAAGTTATTCCACGCGTTGATGAAGTTGATCACCAGCATCGTCGCCAGCGCGGGGGAGGTCAGCGGGATCATGATGCGGCGGAAAATCTGGAACAGATTCGCCCCGTCGATGATGGCCGCCTCTTCGATCTCGTAGGGCACCTGTTGGATGAAGGCCACCAGCACCCACACGGTGAAGGGCACCAGCACGCTGCTCATCACGATCACCAGCCCTATCAGGCTGTCGAGCATCTTCATCTCTGCCAGCAGCCTATAAAGCGGGATGATGGTGGCTATTTCGGGCAGCGCCATGGTCAGCACGAACAGCCACAGCAGCAGGTTGCGGCCCGGCACGGAGATCCGCGCGAACGCGTAGGCGGCCATGAACGAGACGCTGACCGACAGCAGCGCCGAAGATACCGAGTACACCAGCGAGTTGCGCACATATTCATACAGCGGCACCTGATCCGCCAGCGCCCGGTAGTTTTCCATGGTGACGTGCGGCAGATAGACGGGCGGCACCTTGAACAGCTCGTCCGGGCCGGACACCGACGACTTCACGATCCAGAAGAACGGCGACAGGACGACGAACAGGAAGACGAACAGGGCGGCATACAGCGCGACCTTGTTCCAGTTGACGAGGCGGTCGCGGCGAGCAACTGCCGTACGGGTGGTCGTTGTGGTTGTAGTCATCATCATGCTCGCTTGGACTCAGCTCGACACTTCGAAACGCCGGAACAGGAAGATGCCAATCATGCCGATAATGGCGACCAGTCCCAACAGGACGATGCTAATGGCGGATGCCAGACCATAGTTGAAGTAGCGCAGCCCCTCTTCGTACACGCGTAGCGCCAGGACCTGTGTCGCCACGCCCGGCCCACCGTTCGTCAGCCCGTAGATCAGGTCGAGGCTGGCGACCTGCCAGATGATGAAGAACGTGCTCATCGTCACGACCAGCGGCACGATCATGGGCAGGGTGATGGAGAAAAAGCGCTGGACGGCGTTGGCGCCGTCGACTTTGGCGGCATCGTACAAATCTTCGGGGATGCCTTGCAGCCCGGCCAGGAAGACGACCGCCATGAACGGCGCGTTTTTCCAGACGTTGACCAGGATAACCGCCCATCGCGCGCCGTCCGGGTCGGTGAACACGACCGGACGGTACCCGGCGATGAGGTCCCACCAGTGAGTGATCATGCCGAACTGGTCGTCCAGAATCCAGCGGAAGGCGTAGGCGGCGACGATGGTCGGGATGGCCCACGGAATCAGGTTGACAGCCCGCGCCAGGAACCGGCCTTTGAAATTGGCGTTGAGGAGTTGTGCGATCAGAATCCCGAAGACGAGCTGGAGCAGCGTCGAGATGATCACGAACATCAGGGTGAACTCAATCGCGCCCTTGAATCCGAAATCGTCCGGCAGGTAGGTGAAGTTGCCCAGGCCCACGTATTCTTCGGTTGCGCCGTAATTTTTAAAGCTTCTCAGACTCAACTGAATGGTTTCGATGATGGGGTAGGCGGCGGTGCCGAGGCGCAGAATCAAGGCGGGGGCAATCAAGATGAAAAACGTAATATACTGTGAGGCCCGTCCGGGCAGTTTAAGCCCCAAGCGTCTGGTCTGTATGGCTTGGCTTTGACTCATGGCGCTTTCCCTCTTTTCCACGGCGCCAGCCCGCACGGGCCGGGGTGGAACGTAAGGTATCTATGGGAGTAAACATGGGGGCGAGTCTGCAGACTCGCCCACCGATGTTTAGTGACGGTTGGTCTAGAGACGTTCCATCCGGCTGCGGGCCTGATCCACCGCATCGTCCAGCGAGATCTGGTCGGTGAGGTACGCCGACGCCGATTCTTCGAGGATGGAGCTGGCCTGCACGAAGTTTTCGTCGAAGGG
This sequence is a window from Aggregatilinea lenta. Protein-coding genes within it:
- the yicI gene encoding alpha-xylosidase, producing the protein MTFKTPLIPFVSFPAELPELPVRTPGDPGGPAYVVRATVREEQPHGLVLAGTTQTGESVTITLRAVAPGIVRVLLEDAHADPDRPTLARAPSDGVPMTLDRRDGQVRLATDEIAVTIDLDPFGITFCGADGRTLLAQNASDRDAADRLSALPFGFSDVDGRRAAFHDSFTAEPDEHFYGFGEKFTDFDKRGQLMEIWQYDALGVHSERAYKNVPFFVSTRGYGLFVDSARATRFDMAASNHSLIKVAVPDTALDYYVITGPDLKHVVTRYAGLTGLPVLPPKWALGLWMSSGFSQDDTESVLARAQELRDHHIPCDVMHLDTYWQRFGRWSEMIWDADAFPDPAHLLEQLSAQGFKVCLWMNPYLSVESERFHEAAQNGYLLRRADGSPWTGDMWSGLHPEIGIIDMTHPGAVAWFQELLRPHLQIGVEVFKTDFGEGVPPDVLAYNGMTGETLHNLYPLLYNDAVAEVSAQVRGRPGFVWGRSTFTGGQRHAIQWGGDPDCTYPALASTLRGGLSIGMCGHAFWSHDIGGFHTQPTPDLFVRWAQFGLFSPASRAHGMSSRLPWDYGEEAERIVRDYVRLRYHLMPYIYTSAKVAADTSLPLIRPMVLEFPDDPVTYTMDLQYLFGPDLLVAPIYNAEGRRPVYFPEGAWIDYWTHEIIEGPQTRFVDVPLDVMPLYVRANALIPTIEPPEHFTDEPFAEVTFDAYLLDQGSVEMFDTDGITQVAAYRDGIHLDITWSSPKPQVTLRFLPLADLSSVDSVNANGQELPPVSSATVPGWSRAEDGSVLARLS
- a CDS encoding Gfo/Idh/MocA family protein, which encodes MTRQLGIGVLGLNEGRTLLTALNDEVPNITGSSSTHQIRAPHVRVVAACDLRQEMLDTARRRHPDLAYLTDYAELLKHSDVDIVAVYTPDKWHGTHIIQAFEAGKHVICTKPLINSMEDAQQILAASRRTGRKLMVGQSTRFFESFRRQRSAFERGEVGNLEFLDAHYVHRMDWFYERSPWAAENTDWVYLGMSHPIDLVRWYLGPIREVQAFAMQSHVARQYNAKSNDIYIANYRNETGQLGRAMGHFGVHELPSARNATELVLYGDKGTSMAQYHDMRYFHTSPDGTEITEDMLYEKRPYYFNNETHGMHYGEFANLAEYFAQALLNGTNYSPDLEEGLETFCIMEATRRSTVESRPVEIAPLMEQIGLPVK
- a CDS encoding glycoside hydrolase family 127 protein; this translates as MASIALDDGFWTKWQAVNHSASLKHGYHMLEQAGNLHNFRLAAGRETGEYRGRNFVDENVYKWLEAASLELGRRPDPELKQMIDDTIELIAAVQQPDGYINTYFLTVEPENRWTNLDHGHELYCSGHLFQAAVAHHRATGETTLLDVATRMADLMASIFGPGKRDGAPGHPEPELALIELYRETGTQRYLDLAKFFIDQRGQGKMRGLGWVGPEYHQDRVPIRDASVIEGHAVRAVYLMTGVTDLYLETGEQALFDALIRLWTDMTTGKLHVTGGAGARYEGEAFGDAYELPNDQCYCETCAAIGSVMWNWRLVLATGDARYADVMEQTLYNGFLSGPALDGTHFFYINPLLSRGNYKRAEWYEVACCPPNIMRTLASIEQYMATTGNGGLQLHLYHNATIKTAIEPGREVGLRLETDYPWQGQVKVTVEQTDGDAWALSLRIPGWCQDATISVNGTPPVPAQSGSYAEVNRVWQAGDVVLLDLTMTPRLIEAHPFVDATRDCVAIQRGPVLYCLEQADHDANLMALQIDETQPMDARWQDDLLGGCMVVTTQGAAIDVGAWQGTTYRPVASTGAPPHQSVTLTAVPYHLWGNRGPNAMRVWIPRAGSA
- a CDS encoding carbohydrate ABC transporter permease; amino-acid sequence: MTTTTTTTRTAVARRDRLVNWNKVALYAALFVFLFVVLSPFFWIVKSSVSGPDELFKVPPVYLPHVTMENYRALADQVPLYEYVRNSLVYSVSSALLSVSVSFMAAYAFARISVPGRNLLLWLFVLTMALPEIATIIPLYRLLAEMKMLDSLIGLVIVMSSVLVPFTVWVLVAFIQQVPYEIEEAAIIDGANLFQIFRRIMIPLTSPALATMLVINFINAWNNLLYPLAFSVSPKSKTLSVAITEVFQARSPWGRPWNMVSALGVAMVIPAIILVLFSQKAIVRGLTRGAIK
- a CDS encoding carbohydrate ABC transporter permease, with the translated sequence MILRLGTAAYPIIETIQLSLRSFKNYGATEEYVGLGNFTYLPDDFGFKGAIEFTLMFVIISTLLQLVFGILIAQLLNANFKGRFLARAVNLIPWAIPTIVAAYAFRWILDDQFGMITHWWDLIAGYRPVVFTDPDGARWAVILVNVWKNAPFMAVVFLAGLQGIPEDLYDAAKVDGANAVQRFFSITLPMIVPLVVTMSTFFIIWQVASLDLIYGLTNGGPGVATQVLALRVYEEGLRYFNYGLASAISIVLLGLVAIIGMIGIFLFRRFEVSS